The Altererythrobacter sp. CAU 1644 genome has a window encoding:
- a CDS encoding helix-turn-helix domain-containing protein codes for MQQAPSPTKIGYSIKEACEASSLGRSTIYNHIAAGRLRATRIGGRTVIPAESLHALIAGEN; via the coding sequence ATGCAGCAAGCACCATCGCCAACGAAAATTGGATATAGCATCAAGGAGGCTTGCGAAGCGTCAAGCTTGGGCAGATCAACGATCTACAATCACATTGCTGCGGGGCGCCTCCGTGCCACGCGGATTGGCGGGCGCACCGTTATTCCCGCCGAGAGTCTCCATGCGCTGATAGCGGGCGAGAATTGA
- a CDS encoding tyrosine-type recombinase/integrase — protein sequence MALDLSKVTARGKLKVQREPHWQRLRAGCFLGFRQSKRGSKGTWIARAYDEDNRKYRVKSLGDFGTLTGNEMFTAAKKEAEAFAELIEAGGEFRAKVETVGDACREYAKSRPDAESRFRRYVYNDAIAKVKLEKLRRRHVKEWRQRLEAKPALVSRRKQGPKIYRERAPSTINRDMVVLRAALAKVLSVGMPNTEAAWQEPLKTIPNANGRRTLYLDRNQRRKLLERIDGEAAPFVHALCLLPLRPGALASLAVGDFEKRTSELTIGKDKSGKPRRIQLPQEAAKLLADQAKNKLPSAPLFMRANGMPWDKNSWKTPIATAVAAAGLPRTATAYTLRHSTITDLVSAGLPLLTIAQISGTSAEMIERHYGHLASDAAVKALGELAL from the coding sequence ATGGCCTTGGACCTCAGCAAAGTTACCGCGCGTGGGAAACTTAAGGTGCAGCGGGAGCCGCATTGGCAGAGGCTTAGAGCCGGGTGCTTTCTCGGCTTTCGCCAATCAAAGCGTGGAAGCAAGGGAACGTGGATCGCTCGCGCCTATGACGAAGATAACCGCAAGTATCGAGTGAAGTCCCTCGGTGATTTCGGAACGCTCACCGGCAACGAAATGTTTACAGCCGCCAAAAAGGAAGCGGAGGCGTTTGCGGAGCTTATTGAAGCTGGTGGCGAGTTTCGGGCAAAGGTCGAAACTGTAGGTGACGCCTGCCGCGAGTATGCCAAGTCTCGGCCAGACGCGGAGTCCCGTTTCCGACGCTATGTCTACAATGACGCTATCGCCAAGGTGAAGTTGGAGAAGTTGCGCCGACGCCACGTCAAGGAATGGCGCCAGCGGCTTGAGGCGAAACCCGCATTGGTAAGTCGGCGCAAGCAAGGGCCGAAGATTTATCGCGAGCGAGCACCTTCAACCATAAATCGAGATATGGTGGTGTTGCGTGCTGCACTAGCCAAGGTGCTCAGCGTTGGAATGCCCAACACCGAGGCGGCATGGCAAGAGCCGCTGAAAACCATCCCAAATGCCAACGGCCGGCGAACACTCTACCTTGATCGCAATCAGCGCAGGAAATTGCTGGAGAGAATCGATGGTGAGGCCGCGCCGTTCGTCCACGCGCTGTGCCTGCTACCGCTTCGCCCAGGCGCGCTTGCCAGCCTTGCCGTCGGAGATTTCGAGAAGCGCACGTCTGAGCTTACAATCGGAAAGGATAAGTCAGGCAAACCTCGACGCATCCAGCTACCTCAAGAAGCCGCAAAACTGCTTGCCGACCAAGCCAAGAATAAGCTTCCCAGCGCACCATTGTTCATGCGCGCCAATGGTATGCCTTGGGACAAGAATAGCTGGAAAACCCCAATAGCCACCGCAGTGGCAGCGGCTGGTTTGCCAAGGACGGCTACGGCATACACATTGCGCCACAGCACGATAACTGACCTAGTAAGTGCAGGCCTGCCATTGCTCACAATTGCCCAAATCTCAGGGACAAGCGCGGAGATGATTGAACGTCATTACGGACACTTGGCCAGCGACGCGGCGGTAAAAGCGCTCGGTGAATTGGCGCTATAG
- a CDS encoding TonB-dependent receptor produces the protein MSRKGTPSYTKFMAGASVLALGVTSQTALAQDAEVAENDEAYENVIVVSGIRASLQDAMNIKREATGVVDAISAEDIGKFPDTNLAESLQRITGVSIDRQSGEGSTVTVRGFGPDFNLVIVNGRQMPTSTLGDGFSAPSSRSFDFANLASEGVAGVEVYKSGRASLPTGGIGSVINIKTPKPLDRPGFQGSIGAKAVYDTSRFEGTEITPEISGIVSKTFADDRVGILLAGSYQQRKASQAQFVTGNWRPGYTGAENNWGTLAQQGDPRFANIENRPGPTDVYQVPQNVAYDFFNFERERINGQAVLQFQPTDSLDMRLDYMYSQNTFDSRQDSIGVWFNHGDTSSAWTDGPAAGALFYAENFDPGVDGLDGPGIGKDLAITGAVGANRSINHSIGGNVAWEGLGGLRLELDAHHSTAESKPTSPYGSGIAVGTAIFATQSQSVDYTSDMPVISVQMYPGGEISASNIRPAGNAFRNAYFKNEINEVTLRGGYDFDASFIDSLDFGVSYIENKVRSAFGVIQNDTWGGTLSRAETPDDLFVERALSPDLAGMSGSNDPSIIPVYFQIDTENLIQLLDGQLGICGAAPAGTCLAPYGDDRRITEETIAPYVQTFHRFDLGDTEVTMRLGLRYEETEITSTALSRIPTGTVWAGANEITPIFAPESDFTTLEGKYDNWLPAVDFSIEPAQDVVLRASYSHTVTRPTYNNLQGGITVAQPLRVGAGGSQASAGNPGLLPFKSKNIDLSAEWYYDDASYVSVGFFNKNVSNFIGSGTTQTPLFNLPDPSQGAAAQAARAALGANATFEQLVAWVAANRPGDFDPSFGTAGGIVGAAGDPDVIFTFSQPFNSDQSARLWGWEFALQHNFWDTGFGAILNYTIVKSDTSYDVTQPWTVTQFAVTGVSDSANAVLFYDKNGIQARVAYNWRDKFLAAYDQDPYFTDSYGQVDASASYDFDNGLTVFVEGINILNEDRSGFRRNDLAKHFAAPGYARYAAGVRFTW, from the coding sequence ATGAGCCGGAAGGGTACGCCTTCTTACACGAAGTTCATGGCGGGGGCATCTGTCCTGGCGCTCGGCGTGACTAGCCAGACCGCCTTGGCGCAAGACGCCGAAGTGGCCGAGAATGACGAGGCATACGAGAACGTTATCGTCGTCTCGGGCATTCGCGCTTCGCTGCAAGACGCCATGAACATCAAGCGCGAGGCGACCGGTGTCGTCGACGCGATCTCGGCCGAAGATATCGGCAAGTTCCCTGATACGAACCTCGCCGAATCGCTCCAGCGTATCACCGGCGTTTCGATTGATCGCCAGAGCGGCGAAGGCTCGACTGTCACCGTTCGCGGTTTCGGCCCCGATTTCAACCTCGTTATCGTCAACGGTCGCCAGATGCCGACCTCGACGCTTGGCGACGGCTTCTCCGCTCCTTCCTCGCGTAGCTTCGACTTTGCCAACCTCGCCTCCGAAGGCGTGGCTGGCGTCGAGGTCTACAAGTCGGGCCGCGCCTCGCTCCCAACTGGCGGCATCGGTTCGGTCATCAACATCAAAACTCCCAAGCCGCTAGATCGCCCCGGTTTCCAGGGCAGCATCGGCGCCAAGGCGGTCTACGACACCTCGCGTTTTGAAGGCACCGAAATTACACCGGAAATCTCCGGCATCGTCAGCAAGACCTTTGCCGACGACCGCGTGGGCATCCTGCTCGCCGGTTCGTACCAGCAGCGCAAGGCGAGCCAGGCACAATTTGTTACCGGCAACTGGCGTCCGGGCTATACCGGCGCGGAAAACAACTGGGGCACCCTGGCTCAACAGGGCGATCCGCGGTTTGCCAATATCGAGAACCGGCCTGGCCCAACGGACGTCTACCAGGTCCCCCAGAACGTCGCCTACGACTTCTTCAATTTCGAGCGCGAGCGCATCAACGGCCAGGCCGTGCTGCAATTCCAGCCGACCGACTCGCTCGATATGCGGCTCGACTATATGTATTCGCAGAATACCTTCGACAGCCGCCAGGACAGCATCGGCGTTTGGTTCAACCATGGCGACACTTCGAGCGCCTGGACCGACGGCCCAGCTGCGGGCGCACTGTTCTATGCTGAAAACTTCGACCCTGGTGTCGATGGCCTCGACGGCCCGGGCATCGGCAAGGACCTCGCCATCACCGGCGCAGTTGGCGCCAACCGCAGCATCAACCACTCGATTGGCGGCAACGTGGCGTGGGAAGGCCTCGGCGGCCTGCGCCTCGAGCTTGACGCGCACCACTCGACCGCGGAATCGAAGCCGACTTCGCCTTACGGCAGCGGCATCGCGGTGGGCACGGCCATTTTCGCCACCCAGTCGCAGAGCGTCGACTATACCAGCGACATGCCGGTTATCTCGGTCCAGATGTATCCGGGCGGCGAAATCTCCGCCTCGAACATCCGTCCTGCCGGCAACGCTTTCCGCAACGCCTATTTCAAGAACGAGATCAACGAAGTTACCCTCCGCGGTGGCTACGATTTCGACGCCTCGTTCATCGACAGCCTCGATTTCGGCGTCAGCTATATTGAGAACAAGGTTCGTTCGGCGTTCGGCGTGATCCAGAACGACACCTGGGGCGGAACTCTGTCGCGGGCCGAAACCCCCGACGATCTCTTCGTCGAACGCGCGCTCTCGCCCGATCTTGCGGGCATGAGCGGAAGCAACGATCCGTCGATCATTCCGGTCTACTTCCAGATCGATACCGAGAACCTGATCCAGTTGCTCGACGGGCAGCTTGGCATTTGCGGTGCGGCACCAGCCGGGACCTGCCTCGCGCCGTACGGGGACGACCGCCGGATCACGGAAGAAACGATTGCCCCATATGTGCAAACGTTCCACCGCTTCGATCTTGGGGACACCGAAGTCACCATGCGCCTCGGCCTCCGCTACGAAGAGACCGAGATTACCTCGACCGCTCTTTCGCGTATCCCGACAGGCACGGTGTGGGCAGGTGCCAACGAGATCACCCCGATCTTCGCACCGGAATCGGATTTCACCACGCTCGAAGGCAAGTACGACAACTGGCTGCCGGCCGTCGATTTCAGCATCGAACCGGCGCAGGATGTGGTACTGAGGGCTTCGTACAGCCACACCGTGACTCGACCGACCTACAACAACCTACAGGGCGGGATCACCGTAGCCCAGCCGCTGCGCGTGGGTGCAGGCGGTAGCCAGGCAAGCGCCGGTAATCCGGGTCTGTTGCCGTTCAAGTCGAAGAACATCGACCTCTCGGCCGAGTGGTACTACGACGATGCCAGCTATGTCTCGGTAGGCTTCTTCAACAAGAACGTCAGCAACTTCATCGGAAGCGGCACCACGCAAACGCCGTTGTTCAACCTGCCCGATCCGTCGCAAGGCGCGGCTGCGCAGGCGGCACGCGCGGCGTTGGGTGCGAACGCGACCTTCGAGCAGCTGGTCGCGTGGGTAGCAGCCAACCGTCCCGGCGATTTCGATCCTTCGTTCGGCACGGCCGGCGGCATCGTCGGCGCTGCCGGCGACCCGGATGTGATCTTCACGTTCTCCCAGCCGTTTAACAGCGACCAATCCGCACGCCTGTGGGGCTGGGAATTCGCGCTGCAGCACAACTTCTGGGATACCGGCTTCGGTGCGATCCTGAACTACACGATCGTGAAGAGCGACACGTCCTATGACGTGACTCAGCCGTGGACGGTGACGCAGTTCGCCGTGACCGGGGTCAGCGACAGTGCCAACGCCGTCCTGTTCTATGACAAGAACGGCATCCAGGCCCGTGTCGCCTACAACTGGCGCGATAAGTTCCTGGCTGCCTATGACCAGGATCCGTACTTCACCGACTCCTATGGTCAGGTCGATGCGAGCGCGAGCTACGACTTCGACAACGGCCTGACGGTATTCGTGGAAGGGATCAACATCCTGAACGAAGATCGCAGCGGCTTCCGCCGTAACGATCTGGCGAAGCACTTCGCGGCACCGGGTTATGCCCGCTACGCGGCAGGTGTGCGCTTCACCTGGTAA
- a CDS encoding PGN_0703 family putative restriction endonuclease: MGSPVSFEKLASLRSNLFEASYAAIEDWQRFPWHRDKRNEVQADKPNSSQALAIDVFGTVRAMANSRRDAVLDALAAEAGLPLGGPWALELEWTDPENLLCEPRQTQVDAIACGASAIMVIECKFTEPGGSCSQTRKIASGLGAGQRQCNGDYVRQTNPRTMVEASCALSGKGIRYWEVISSLFSLDPNAAYSPCPFKGEAFQWMRNMALAHELGRLHGKAARCVIAYAAGGGFPTEIKARDLGWLPSFASEALPPRCVSYQEIIALADQVDPSPMWGDLARWVECKIAQSQTAR; the protein is encoded by the coding sequence ATGGGTTCACCCGTCTCCTTCGAGAAACTCGCCAGCTTGCGGAGCAATCTATTTGAGGCGTCGTATGCGGCAATAGAGGATTGGCAGAGATTCCCTTGGCACCGTGACAAGCGAAACGAGGTCCAGGCGGACAAGCCCAATTCATCACAAGCCCTAGCCATCGATGTTTTTGGGACAGTCCGAGCAATGGCCAATAGTCGGCGCGACGCTGTGCTCGATGCTCTCGCCGCAGAAGCTGGCTTGCCTCTTGGCGGGCCTTGGGCACTTGAATTGGAATGGACAGACCCCGAAAACCTGTTGTGCGAGCCTCGACAGACGCAGGTTGATGCAATTGCCTGCGGGGCGAGCGCGATCATGGTGATTGAGTGCAAGTTTACGGAACCAGGTGGCTCTTGCAGCCAGACACGCAAAATCGCCTCTGGCTTGGGAGCGGGGCAGCGGCAATGCAACGGGGACTATGTTCGGCAGACCAACCCCCGCACCATGGTAGAAGCGAGTTGTGCTCTTTCCGGCAAGGGGATTCGTTACTGGGAGGTGATCTCGTCACTCTTTAGCTTGGATCCGAACGCTGCCTACAGTCCCTGTCCATTCAAGGGAGAGGCATTCCAGTGGATGCGGAATATGGCACTGGCCCACGAACTAGGTCGGCTGCACGGAAAGGCCGCTCGCTGTGTTATCGCCTATGCAGCCGGTGGCGGCTTTCCGACCGAAATTAAAGCCCGCGATCTCGGCTGGCTTCCGTCATTTGCAAGCGAGGCGTTGCCGCCTAGATGCGTTTCGTATCAAGAGATCATAGCACTGGCCGATCAAGTCGATCCATCGCCGATGTGGGGTGATCTAGCGCGCTGGGTTGAATGCAAAATCGCCCAGTCGCAAACGGCGCGCTAG
- a CDS encoding DUF6232 family protein, translated as MSLEATASISPTQLSNGLRHCLANYAVANTLEIIWGQKMDFSVDRDFVRVGDKSYAINKINSVEVRTTTQKGSRAYIAFWIIAGLFAIGLLGAFASGEGVFGMFAFVAICGLLGWLSYRKRADTNTYALLLVTSSGEATAVTTTDKDQVASIRKEIEGAISAR; from the coding sequence GTGTCGCTGGAAGCAACCGCTTCAATCAGCCCTACACAATTGTCCAACGGTCTACGTCATTGCCTTGCCAATTACGCAGTGGCAAACACACTTGAAATCATTTGGGGGCAGAAAATGGATTTTTCCGTAGACCGGGATTTTGTTCGTGTTGGTGACAAGTCTTACGCAATAAACAAGATCAATTCGGTCGAAGTAAGGACAACGACCCAGAAGGGGTCGCGTGCATATATTGCCTTCTGGATCATCGCAGGTTTGTTCGCGATTGGCTTGCTGGGCGCATTTGCCTCTGGCGAAGGCGTATTCGGCATGTTTGCCTTCGTTGCCATCTGCGGCTTGCTCGGCTGGCTTTCATATCGAAAGCGGGCAGACACCAATACCTACGCACTTTTGCTCGTTACTTCGAGCGGCGAAGCAACAGCCGTGACCACCACTGACAAGGATCAGGTTGCCTCAATCCGTAAGGAAATCGAGGGAGCAATTTCGGCTCGCTAA
- a CDS encoding SIR2 family protein: MLFVVGAGISKAARLPLFGELADQIYARLGQALPGTPESLASRAEIEARDEGQYDRLIGLLEQRVVYRGADWRQPHNAVRDAVADLLKPTNRTRLNAHADLLDLARGIDGHPRIVTTNFDTLFERAWRRRTRQRIVSSAGPAMPAVGSHDFAGVLHLHGRIADRYNGLEGTDLVLTSANFGEAYMRAGWASRFVYDLLRRYTLVLVGYSADDPPMRYMLEATEEGRLNFPDLKPAFALVGDTENDAGSLREAWRGKGVRPLVYPAPEHDHSALYRTLNSWAQFARQPLEWATEHLSEIASVSPSETTTERRSSFVYLTKEVASVGVAADQAQDPRWLDELLPVEGDETWTFVSWFRNRLAEREAAEYAAGADDSTKIEIARAVDALLRSQHDPLPDLYRQYWTLFVQANLRHPPNRFGRIRRGPEITANRIRDIVELLEPRLRVDKKFRWREDDEPESEPANIHDLAHFHFRANERDWRRLLGRWPEDTRGEERLLLALDRALSEAVELGNDAGILQPDGDLMSYDLALVHAPEEGEGLVDTSDRHRGAWRLNQPDANNDRFAPIVRMMTGLWRRIFSRDVARASNIAAAWCDREPIIFKRLAAWAAIEGDREADRRIERYLRGTTRQRYWQSDKCSELVRYYCRRWNRLVPATRQKIERAILAGMLPDVINRIAQRGNRSYARALYTARELARIRSAGGRLSRPTANRLARLYRSYPDLPREMPIFAHLYSPSWSGSGYSADIRVLDQVTDDELLESAEAFESSNRIEQADLWTVFARNEPRRAFSALCSALETGEFPSHRWQPLLGLYGARGTEELPEDLPPLSEILDVISEVPNERLSPVAYQLASIIEQNARTTADPTFPKILRLWDQLAAGALALDDGDYERPLAELVFSHPIGIISDSLVSMLDEMRLPPGYGIADSLKERFDLLANMSGRAGLIARGALLQQFAFLRTIAPEWVDANLLPELVEENDEAVELMSVIARSVAPQYSEMFNLLKGAILHALEHDRTEEATREQLSGALVGAALAIIEGVGGFELTSVECRRALTRMPNNVLARMAWELTSLMRQKSTAQDRERYWDNVVAPFLLDYWPNDVSARTHEVSENLAHLPGLTGGAFERAVALVLDLVCPIQRYELSFGLGLDDDENHLELHPQACLMLLSSILDRSSPPPRDLAETLDRILSADANLAAEPAFWRLRQMCRAD, from the coding sequence GTGCTATTTGTCGTCGGCGCTGGCATATCCAAAGCGGCAAGGCTTCCTCTATTCGGCGAATTGGCCGATCAGATATATGCTCGGTTAGGGCAGGCCCTTCCAGGAACACCCGAGAGTTTGGCATCACGTGCGGAAATTGAAGCGCGTGATGAAGGGCAATATGACCGACTAATTGGTCTCCTAGAACAGCGTGTTGTCTACCGCGGCGCAGACTGGCGGCAGCCACACAACGCAGTCCGTGACGCTGTCGCGGACTTGCTCAAGCCGACAAACAGGACGCGCCTCAACGCCCATGCAGATTTGCTCGATTTAGCACGGGGCATTGATGGCCATCCCAGAATTGTCACCACCAACTTCGATACGCTGTTTGAGAGGGCGTGGCGAAGACGGACCCGCCAACGAATTGTAAGTTCGGCTGGCCCCGCGATGCCCGCAGTAGGGTCACACGACTTTGCCGGCGTGCTTCATCTCCATGGTAGAATAGCCGATCGTTACAATGGGCTAGAGGGAACCGATCTCGTCCTCACATCGGCGAACTTTGGTGAGGCCTACATGCGGGCAGGATGGGCTTCTCGCTTCGTTTATGACCTTCTGCGCAGATACACTCTCGTTTTGGTGGGCTACTCTGCGGACGACCCTCCAATGCGATACATGTTGGAGGCCACTGAAGAGGGTCGCCTAAACTTCCCTGACCTCAAACCGGCATTCGCTCTTGTCGGTGACACGGAGAACGACGCCGGATCGCTACGAGAAGCCTGGCGCGGGAAAGGTGTACGGCCCCTAGTTTATCCAGCGCCAGAACATGACCACAGCGCGCTATATCGCACTCTCAATAGTTGGGCGCAGTTTGCGCGCCAGCCATTAGAATGGGCAACCGAACATCTGTCTGAAATTGCTTCGGTAAGTCCAAGTGAAACGACCACGGAACGTCGTTCAAGCTTTGTCTATTTGACAAAGGAAGTCGCAAGCGTTGGCGTCGCAGCCGATCAAGCGCAAGATCCCCGGTGGCTCGATGAACTGCTTCCAGTAGAGGGGGACGAGACTTGGACCTTTGTCTCGTGGTTTAGAAATCGCCTGGCTGAGCGAGAGGCAGCCGAATATGCGGCTGGGGCGGACGACTCGACCAAGATTGAGATCGCTCGCGCGGTGGATGCTTTGTTGCGTTCACAGCACGATCCCCTCCCTGATCTCTATCGTCAGTATTGGACGCTATTCGTTCAAGCCAACCTTCGCCATCCGCCAAACCGATTTGGACGCATTCGCAGAGGACCAGAGATAACGGCCAATCGCATTCGTGATATTGTTGAGTTATTAGAACCACGCTTGCGAGTTGATAAAAAGTTTCGGTGGCGCGAGGATGATGAGCCGGAAAGCGAGCCAGCAAATATCCACGACTTGGCGCATTTTCATTTTCGCGCGAATGAGAGAGATTGGCGGCGCCTCTTAGGGCGGTGGCCTGAGGATACTCGTGGCGAAGAGCGCCTATTGCTCGCTCTTGATCGCGCTCTGAGCGAGGCTGTCGAGCTTGGAAACGACGCGGGTATACTCCAGCCCGACGGCGATCTGATGTCTTATGATTTGGCCCTAGTTCATGCTCCTGAGGAGGGAGAGGGACTTGTCGATACCAGTGATCGACATAGAGGTGCCTGGCGTCTCAATCAGCCCGACGCGAACAATGACAGGTTTGCACCGATCGTCCGAATGATGACGGGCCTCTGGCGGAGAATCTTTAGTCGAGATGTTGCGCGCGCAAGCAACATTGCCGCGGCGTGGTGTGATCGTGAACCGATAATTTTCAAACGCCTTGCTGCTTGGGCCGCTATTGAAGGAGATCGCGAGGCTGACCGACGAATTGAGAGGTATCTGCGAGGCACGACGCGTCAGAGATATTGGCAATCTGACAAATGTTCGGAGTTAGTCCGATACTATTGCCGACGATGGAACAGGCTGGTTCCTGCGACACGACAAAAGATTGAAAGGGCCATCCTAGCCGGAATGCTTCCCGACGTGATCAATCGGATCGCTCAAAGGGGAAATCGCTCTTACGCGCGGGCGCTTTATACAGCCCGTGAACTGGCTCGCATCCGTAGTGCTGGTGGCCGGTTGTCGCGCCCTACGGCAAATCGCCTAGCTAGACTATATCGATCATATCCTGATCTCCCTCGCGAGATGCCAATCTTTGCCCATCTCTACAGCCCGAGTTGGTCTGGATCGGGCTATTCTGCTGACATTCGAGTTTTGGATCAGGTCACCGATGACGAACTTCTCGAAAGTGCTGAAGCATTCGAGAGTTCAAACCGCATCGAACAGGCGGACCTCTGGACTGTATTCGCTCGCAACGAACCAAGACGCGCATTTTCAGCCCTTTGCAGCGCGCTCGAGACTGGAGAGTTTCCATCGCATCGCTGGCAACCCTTGTTGGGCCTCTATGGAGCAAGAGGAACAGAGGAGCTTCCCGAAGATCTCCCACCGCTCTCCGAGATACTTGACGTCATCTCGGAAGTTCCGAACGAAAGGCTCTCGCCAGTTGCCTATCAGCTTGCGAGTATCATCGAGCAAAATGCCCGCACTACCGCAGACCCGACCTTCCCGAAAATTCTGAGGCTTTGGGATCAACTGGCGGCTGGTGCGCTTGCGCTCGATGACGGTGACTATGAGCGCCCGTTAGCCGAATTGGTTTTTTCGCACCCGATAGGCATCATATCAGACAGCCTTGTTTCCATGCTCGACGAGATGCGACTGCCTCCTGGCTATGGAATAGCAGACAGCCTTAAGGAACGCTTCGACTTACTAGCAAACATGTCGGGGAGAGCCGGACTTATTGCTCGGGGCGCGCTATTACAGCAATTCGCGTTTCTTCGGACGATCGCGCCCGAGTGGGTGGACGCCAATCTTCTGCCAGAGCTAGTCGAGGAAAATGACGAGGCGGTGGAATTGATGAGCGTCATCGCGCGTTCTGTGGCTCCGCAGTATTCCGAGATGTTCAATTTACTTAAGGGCGCAATCCTTCATGCCCTTGAACATGACCGCACGGAGGAGGCAACCAGAGAGCAGCTTTCTGGGGCTCTAGTCGGCGCTGCGCTTGCGATCATTGAAGGTGTTGGCGGCTTCGAACTGACAAGCGTTGAATGCCGGCGGGCACTGACACGAATGCCAAATAACGTGCTTGCTAGAATGGCGTGGGAACTCACATCTCTCATGCGACAGAAGAGTACGGCCCAGGACCGCGAGAGATACTGGGATAACGTGGTGGCACCATTCCTGCTCGACTATTGGCCCAATGACGTATCGGCCAGGACGCACGAGGTATCTGAGAATCTAGCTCACCTTCCGGGACTGACAGGCGGAGCATTTGAACGTGCGGTTGCCCTTGTCCTCGACTTGGTTTGCCCAATTCAGCGATATGAACTTTCCTTCGGACTGGGACTTGATGACGACGAGAACCATCTGGAACTCCATCCCCAAGCATGTCTCATGTTGCTTAGTTCGATCTTGGATCGTTCTTCACCGCCTCCTCGCGACCTAGCAGAAACGTTGGATCGCATTCTATCGGCCGATGCCAATCTTGCAGCAGAGCCAGCATTTTGGCGATTGCGGCAAATGTGCAGGGCCGATTGA
- a CDS encoding toprim domain-containing protein has protein sequence MNVDVDAIARYYGGKVCRGNALISTPGHTSRDRGTAIKASAHAPDGCLVVCYNGTQADALAVKEMLRADGFLAADGGRELSAAERRSIRQAELARKRERLAAEEAASRRAVDLWANAGRPDPAHPYLVAKALEPFGIRQAGRELLVPMVDFSLRLWNVQRILPDGFKLFGKDARTAGLFWPHSLHMANGKPFTGPVVIGEGFATMAAIHSATGIGVVAAMSARNLETVARLMRKLFPTRELILAADDDRHLAENVGLRDARKAAQAIGGVVATPRPRTCSANSSVDFADIPRGNVAGRIEVARLERSA, from the coding sequence GTGAACGTCGATGTTGACGCGATTGCGCGCTACTATGGTGGCAAGGTCTGTAGAGGCAATGCGCTGATCTCGACGCCAGGCCACACCAGCCGCGATAGGGGAACCGCGATCAAGGCCAGCGCGCACGCTCCCGATGGCTGCCTTGTCGTCTGCTACAATGGCACTCAGGCCGACGCTCTGGCAGTCAAGGAAATGCTTCGCGCGGACGGCTTCTTAGCGGCAGATGGCGGGCGCGAACTGTCAGCAGCGGAACGGCGTTCGATCCGGCAGGCCGAACTTGCCCGCAAGCGCGAGCGGCTGGCGGCTGAGGAAGCGGCGTCACGGCGGGCGGTGGACCTTTGGGCGAATGCCGGCCGCCCCGATCCCGCACACCCATATCTTGTCGCCAAGGCGCTGGAGCCGTTCGGCATCCGGCAGGCAGGGCGCGAATTGCTGGTGCCGATGGTCGATTTCAGCCTTCGCCTTTGGAACGTCCAGCGTATCCTGCCCGATGGTTTCAAGCTGTTCGGTAAGGATGCCCGCACGGCTGGTCTGTTCTGGCCGCACAGCTTGCACATGGCAAACGGTAAGCCATTCACTGGCCCGGTGGTGATCGGGGAAGGCTTTGCCACCATGGCTGCCATTCATTCAGCAACCGGCATTGGCGTTGTCGCTGCCATGTCGGCGCGAAATCTCGAAACCGTGGCGCGCCTCATGCGGAAGCTGTTCCCCACCCGCGAACTGATCCTTGCTGCCGACGATGATCGCCACCTTGCCGAGAATGTTGGCCTTCGCGACGCCAGAAAGGCGGCTCAGGCCATTGGCGGGGTTGTGGCCACTCCAAGGCCGAGAACGTGTTCAGCGAACTCCAGCGTCGATTTTGCGGACATTCCGCGCGGAAATGTGGCTGGGCGTATCGAAGTAGCGCGATTGGAACGGTCAGCATGA